The Novosphingobium sp. THN1 genome includes a window with the following:
- a CDS encoding D-aminoacylase, translating into MTDILIKNGTVVDGTGAPAFKADVRVKDGVIAEVGEGLAPAGERVFDATNCHVTPGFIESHTHYDGTMWWQPDLDPLPGYGATTMILGNCGFSAAPLHKYMPAQREMIGIFSFFEDIPEGPFMQNLPWDWNKWSEYRASVERNVKSPLNYAAYVGHIAIRLAAMGVEAWEREATPEEIAKMAELLDDALAAGALGMSDNMHDHDGQNRPVPTLMANDAEFEALFDVMERYPGCCYQVIVDTFMRMTGPANLERLAKLLGGRNIKCQIAGAIPTLEFQKGILPAMQESVRKMREAGVDVWPGYAHVSPTSTLSLVKSLIFAQSNDYVWHEVVLEDDHHKKAQLLADPAWRARARESWDTQAWDHSPLKNPQELFLLDSENGTGPLNITLKEYADSLGLHRSDAMADWILKNGTRSTVHMAPFPKDEDLTLELMNDPRTVGNISDAGAHLQMLCGGGENALLLTQYVREQKKLTLEQAIHIMTGKLAGHFNLHDRGVIAVGKRADLAVFNMDEIQRREMIKAHDVPDGRGGTTWRFTRAAMPTRLTLVNGVPTFENGAFTGAMPGEFLSPANDDAALAEAAE; encoded by the coding sequence ATGACCGACATCCTCATCAAGAATGGTACCGTCGTGGACGGAACCGGCGCCCCGGCCTTCAAGGCGGATGTCCGCGTGAAGGACGGCGTGATTGCCGAGGTGGGCGAAGGTCTCGCCCCGGCTGGAGAGCGCGTGTTTGACGCCACCAACTGCCACGTTACCCCCGGCTTCATCGAGAGCCACACCCACTATGACGGCACGATGTGGTGGCAGCCCGATCTCGATCCGCTGCCGGGCTATGGCGCGACGACGATGATCCTCGGCAACTGTGGCTTTTCCGCCGCGCCGCTGCACAAGTACATGCCCGCCCAGCGCGAAATGATCGGCATCTTCTCGTTCTTCGAAGACATCCCCGAAGGCCCGTTCATGCAGAACCTGCCGTGGGACTGGAACAAGTGGAGCGAGTACCGCGCGTCGGTCGAACGCAACGTCAAATCGCCGCTCAATTACGCCGCTTATGTCGGCCACATCGCCATCCGTTTGGCGGCGATGGGCGTCGAGGCCTGGGAGCGCGAGGCAACCCCGGAAGAGATCGCCAAGATGGCCGAACTGCTCGACGATGCTCTGGCTGCAGGCGCGCTCGGCATGTCGGACAACATGCATGACCACGACGGCCAGAACCGCCCTGTCCCCACGCTGATGGCCAACGACGCCGAGTTCGAAGCCCTGTTCGACGTGATGGAGCGCTACCCCGGCTGCTGCTACCAGGTCATCGTCGACACCTTTATGCGCATGACCGGTCCGGCCAACCTCGAACGGCTCGCCAAGTTGCTCGGTGGTCGCAACATCAAGTGCCAGATCGCGGGTGCCATCCCCACGCTGGAATTCCAGAAGGGCATCCTGCCCGCGATGCAGGAGTCGGTGCGCAAGATGCGTGAAGCCGGGGTCGATGTGTGGCCGGGCTATGCCCACGTCTCGCCGACTTCGACGCTCAGCCTTGTAAAGTCGCTAATCTTCGCGCAGTCGAACGATTACGTCTGGCACGAAGTCGTGCTCGAGGACGACCACCACAAGAAGGCGCAGCTCCTTGCCGATCCGGCATGGCGCGCCCGTGCCCGTGAAAGCTGGGATACGCAGGCCTGGGATCACTCGCCGCTGAAGAACCCGCAGGAACTGTTCCTGCTTGACAGCGAGAACGGCACCGGTCCGCTCAACATCACGCTCAAGGAGTATGCCGACAGCCTCGGCCTCCACCGCTCCGATGCGATGGCTGACTGGATCCTCAAGAACGGCACCCGCTCCACCGTCCACATGGCCCCCTTCCCCAAGGACGAGGACCTGACACTTGAACTGATGAACGACCCCAGGACCGTCGGCAACATCTCGGACGCAGGCGCACACCTGCAGATGCTGTGCGGAGGCGGCGAGAACGCGCTGCTGCTCACCCAGTATGTCCGCGAGCAGAAGAAGCTAACGCTGGAGCAGGCCATCCACATCATGACCGGCAAGCTTGCAGGCCACTTCAACCTGCACGATCGCGGCGTGATCGCTGTCGGCAAGCGCGCTGACCTTGCCGTGTTCAACATGGACGAAATCCAGCGCCGCGAGATGATCAAGGCGCACGACGTGCCCGATGGCCGTGGCGGCACCACCTGGCGCTTCACCCGCGCCGCGATGCCGACCCGCCTCACCCTCGTGAACGGCGTTCCGACCTTCGAGAACGGCGCGTTCACCGGCGCGATGCCGGGCGAATTCCTCTCGCCCGCCAACGACGACGCCGCGCTGGCCGAGGCTGCGGAATGA